In one window of Lewinella sp. 4G2 DNA:
- a CDS encoding LytTR family DNA-binding domain-containing protein has protein sequence MINAIIVDDEPLAQDILETYLQKIPQIELVAKCDNAFEANDVLKAHDVDLMFLDINMPQLTGTEFLRGLKNPPVTIFTTAYPNYALDGFELNALDYLVKPISTDRFLQACNRAVEQVELRQKANAGEVEDGGPGFFFVKADKKLVRVNMDEIVYIEGLKDYVIIRMPNDRVITLQTMKSLDARLPDNTFQRIHRSYIVNLKRIEAVQGNMVEVKEKGKTTSLPVGKSYREVLAARIDEFKL, from the coding sequence ATGATCAATGCCATTATTGTCGACGACGAGCCCCTGGCTCAGGATATCCTGGAAACTTACCTACAGAAGATCCCCCAGATTGAACTCGTCGCCAAATGCGATAACGCCTTTGAGGCCAACGACGTACTGAAGGCACACGATGTGGACCTGATGTTCCTCGACATCAACATGCCGCAGCTGACGGGAACGGAGTTCTTGCGGGGACTCAAAAACCCGCCGGTCACGATCTTCACTACGGCGTATCCCAACTACGCGTTGGATGGTTTCGAGCTGAATGCGCTGGATTACCTCGTCAAGCCGATCAGTACGGACCGCTTCCTTCAAGCTTGCAACCGGGCCGTTGAGCAGGTCGAACTCCGCCAGAAAGCCAACGCCGGCGAAGTGGAAGACGGTGGCCCCGGTTTCTTCTTCGTCAAGGCCGATAAGAAACTCGTCCGCGTCAACATGGACGAGATCGTCTACATCGAAGGGCTGAAGGACTACGTCATCATTCGGATGCCTAACGACCGGGTGATCACCCTGCAAACGATGAAATCCCTCGACGCCCGGTTGCCGGACAATACCTTTCAGCGGATCCACCGTAGCTACATCGTTAACCTGAAGCGCATTGAGGCGGTGCAGGGTAACATGGTTGAGGTGAAAGAGAAGGGGAAGACGACTTCGTTGCCGGTGGGTAAGAGCTACCGGGAGGTGCTGGCGGCGCGGATTGATGAGTTTAAGTTGTAG
- a CDS encoding sensor histidine kinase: MSSFTTDKLPDQAGTFLDSLGKTLTQRPYYHAGGWLAFLMMLVATEMRTGNYSFWVSVSSQVINLVFYALIVYINLLFLFPNYLKRGKIWQYLLLVLAAAVVLTPLKLIIKYILFTKEGGMRQDILDNLNSYFVSMFLVAALTTVGKIMVDWIVQNRKKEKAQNETMQSELRFLKSQINPHFLFNTLNSLYALTLKKDDKAPDIVIKLSEMMRYMLYECNEPKVPLRKEVNYLQNYLDLERLRQRKGIDIQLHVEGNVADQMVAPLMFIPFLENSFKHGVNANIKDGFVHATLDVQDQDVTFTLVNSKGSVMPTQLHGNRPSGGIGLVNVRRRLQLLYPDAYDLSVTETPATYTVTLQLELQPSPLVKLPQKHPINFQPNAGTKAFHP; the protein is encoded by the coding sequence ATGTCATCCTTCACGACCGACAAGTTGCCCGATCAGGCGGGGACTTTCCTGGATAGCCTGGGAAAGACGCTAACTCAACGGCCTTACTACCATGCGGGTGGTTGGCTGGCCTTCCTGATGATGCTCGTCGCCACGGAGATGCGGACGGGTAACTACAGTTTTTGGGTCTCCGTGAGTAGCCAGGTGATCAATTTGGTCTTTTACGCGCTGATCGTCTACATCAACCTGTTGTTCCTATTCCCTAACTACCTGAAACGGGGCAAGATCTGGCAGTACCTCCTGTTGGTGCTGGCTGCAGCCGTGGTCCTAACGCCACTGAAGCTCATCATCAAGTACATCCTCTTCACGAAGGAAGGGGGGATGCGGCAGGACATCCTTGATAATCTGAATAGCTACTTCGTCAGTATGTTCCTGGTGGCGGCCCTGACGACCGTAGGGAAGATAATGGTGGACTGGATCGTCCAGAACCGTAAAAAGGAGAAGGCGCAGAACGAAACGATGCAGTCTGAACTCCGCTTCCTGAAGAGCCAGATCAATCCTCACTTCTTGTTCAATACCCTAAATAGTCTGTACGCACTGACGTTGAAGAAGGACGATAAGGCTCCGGATATTGTCATCAAACTCTCGGAGATGATGCGGTACATGCTGTATGAGTGCAACGAGCCGAAAGTGCCGCTGCGCAAGGAAGTCAATTACCTCCAGAACTACCTGGACCTCGAACGCCTCCGCCAGCGTAAGGGAATCGATATCCAACTCCACGTAGAGGGCAACGTCGCCGACCAGATGGTAGCCCCTTTGATGTTCATTCCCTTTTTGGAGAACAGCTTTAAGCACGGGGTGAATGCCAACATCAAGGACGGGTTCGTTCACGCAACCCTTGATGTCCAGGATCAGGACGTCACCTTTACGCTGGTAAACAGTAAGGGCAGCGTGATGCCGACCCAATTGCACGGCAACCGCCCGAGTGGGGGGATCGGGCTGGTCAACGTGCGCCGCCGGTTGCAATTGCTCTATCCGGATGCGTACGATCTGTCCGTTACCGAAACGCCCGCCACTTATACAGTTACCCTCCAGCTAGAACTACAGCCTTCGCCCTTGGTGAAGCTCCCACAAAAGCACCCGATTAACTTCCAGCCCAACGCTGGTACAAAAGCATTCCACCCATGA
- a CDS encoding alpha-2-macroglobulin, which produces MRHLIFLITFLFSSLLMAQDYSQDYREIEKLANEGKYRSALQRADDLYGKAASAGDEDDIVKALMHRAAYTLELEEEGAEATLKLLLSELAANRNRPVVSPILNYLIGKGYYAYAQQQSYRLRNATATTDDTPHTIDTPLEDWNLRQLADAADRYLYAAIREAGAQRTRLSALPAIVRNPNNDPQDATLFDALTEDIGNLLNNPLLVVNNTAPAAAPAWLAAPEDFVALDFSDLDEQTGPARRLKLHQEQLRYHLKSGGEGLLRADYRRLVYVRQLGAKAEDYLSAIDRSYARYAGVRGRDLFLLLKANLYVNQPPAELKLPLVKALEVLELIKDQDAEIQNDVQRLRANITAQSLSTTAQKVYREGRNILLEHGYRNVTAVHHRLYRLPESRYVNFSANSFDDKVLKKLLRGTPVAEKTFDLPANDDYQPHRTETWLPEQRLGAYVLLTSYNGRFNDPKSLGVTPFQVSGLALVKFDDGEEDYYEVQDLTTGAPRPGVEVTVFARENRRSGDWKQVRSVRTDQEGRFTVPNVNRQQIYITLRRGEDVLITPNQYVYDNDRRNRNRETNFTPLFTDRAIYRPGQTVHVYGITMLKDRRQMPSLLTGEERKIQLRDANYQEVEVKTASSDEYGRFNVSFVLPESGLTGVFRLETDGGGASFRVEEYKRPRFQVELEGPDYVVGGEAAEITGQANLFAGPAVNDAKVNYRVFVEQRRWYWWSRGGGSGDRELVSFGETETDEDGAFSLSFTPDENLAKRRIGYQYIIEVDVADATGETHSASTTTSLRSTKPSVGLSVDGSLEVGDTLTIKAAGSDESLAINYSISRVSKPDATLENRKWGFPDRPLLSATEYRNLFPQLPAEEPADLKDWPVINRVVSARALQITEGKGTEKIKLDGYAPGHYRIDWAYPDGTAGEPLTFTVSDLEREQLPEGMLYTIERQSPTVQPGQAITFKLVAAEALPHITYSFLSRRGVTTGKVAANKTATISYVPTDEDRGGIVLDLAFVHGGELHQDRFNLDFGWENKELSVDYATFRDKLRPGTPETWTLTIRNADGSPVNAAALASMYDMSLDQITPANRWSLSPYPGIDRYRNFASMVLRGSRSSYVDIPSVKTTVSKDAEQPELDLSPFSWNFYGGLVRLRGSRAMVREFRNEAGAPAMEAESMMSADVVEETALVKTAAAPAPATPNDKADQTAPEGEVSLRKNLQETAFWLPELTTNDGGDLVVSFTSPEALTRWRFRVLTHDQELNYGYSEREIVTQKELMILPNVPRFLREGDALELTARVNNLTEQDMRVRATIEFFNPETNEVINVGAAAGAGECIEEQIVGANSGKTFCFPLNIPDGFASRGPLGYRVIARAGSFSDGEENVFPVLTDRTLITVSQAFYLKKNTDKEVTLPLLDGYDSNTLQHVGYTFEATTNPAWMALKALPYLMEYPYDCTEQVANRYFANQLAFVTVSDKPVLEEVFRKWQADPDALKSELERNPTLKNALLTETPWVRAAQSEAEQRARIANLFDLKTLAASQTQALDKLAKRQDNGGYYSWFPGGPENRYITQYVVETLARMRQLGVITPDQTDKVDRILNQAVRFLDQELAKDYRKLMEREAGNDEFDPEAYRPGSLTVHYLYARALAGTDPVEGKNQRQAYDFYRKQVLKMWTDYGLYEQALVASMGAAPGGDAPGKAVAQTIVESLRERAIRKDEFGMYWKYGRGYRWSQLPLETHCRILEAFQLAGGTTEETDEMRLWLLTNKRTNRWPTTKSTAAAVYALLNSGSDWTAKDGQPIQVSWPQANRRLRMKQRVRETQASAEAATGSFKVSLSGDEVTRDLASVSVKNSSNDLVWGGVYWQYTELATKVEASNDGPLTLERQLFHRIATEDGIRLDPITADHPLQPGDRVTVRLIVRSDRDMDYVHLKDRRAATFEPVQQLSRYEYQNGLGYYAAPGDLATNFFLDNLPKGTHTIEYDLFATFSGSFSNGLGRIQCMYAPEFGANTSGAMISVASVEE; this is translated from the coding sequence ATGCGTCACCTCATTTTCCTCATCACCTTTCTCTTCAGTTCGCTACTTATGGCCCAGGATTACTCACAGGACTACCGGGAAATCGAAAAGCTAGCCAACGAAGGGAAGTACCGCTCCGCCCTCCAAAGGGCCGACGATCTGTACGGGAAAGCCGCCAGCGCGGGAGATGAGGACGACATCGTCAAAGCCCTCATGCACCGGGCAGCCTATACACTGGAGCTCGAGGAAGAGGGCGCCGAAGCAACACTAAAGCTCCTCCTCAGTGAATTGGCGGCCAACCGCAACCGGCCCGTCGTCAGCCCGATCCTTAATTACCTGATCGGTAAGGGATACTACGCCTACGCCCAACAGCAATCCTACCGCCTCCGGAACGCAACGGCTACGACGGACGATACCCCACACACCATCGATACGCCACTCGAGGACTGGAACCTCCGCCAGCTAGCGGACGCGGCCGATCGGTACCTATACGCCGCCATCCGGGAAGCGGGAGCGCAGCGGACGCGCCTTTCCGCCCTGCCGGCCATCGTTCGCAATCCCAATAATGACCCGCAGGACGCTACCTTATTTGACGCCCTGACGGAAGATATTGGCAACCTCCTCAACAATCCGTTGCTCGTTGTCAACAACACCGCACCCGCGGCAGCGCCCGCCTGGTTAGCCGCACCCGAAGATTTCGTGGCCTTGGATTTCAGTGATCTGGACGAGCAGACCGGCCCGGCCCGCCGCCTGAAATTGCACCAGGAGCAGCTTCGTTACCACCTGAAAAGTGGTGGAGAAGGCTTACTGCGTGCGGATTACCGCCGCCTCGTGTACGTCCGCCAGCTCGGTGCCAAGGCGGAAGACTACCTCTCAGCAATCGACCGCAGTTACGCTCGGTACGCCGGCGTTCGGGGCCGAGATCTATTCCTGTTGCTGAAGGCCAACCTGTACGTTAACCAGCCACCCGCGGAGCTAAAGCTACCGCTCGTCAAAGCGCTGGAAGTGCTTGAATTAATTAAGGACCAGGACGCAGAAATACAGAACGACGTGCAGCGCCTCCGGGCCAACATTACTGCGCAGTCGCTTTCGACGACTGCCCAGAAGGTGTACCGAGAGGGCCGCAACATCTTGCTGGAACACGGCTACCGCAACGTGACGGCCGTGCATCACCGGCTGTACCGGCTGCCGGAGAGCCGCTACGTAAACTTCTCCGCCAATAGCTTTGATGATAAGGTACTGAAGAAGTTACTCCGCGGCACGCCGGTCGCCGAAAAAACCTTCGATCTGCCGGCCAATGATGACTACCAACCCCACCGGACCGAAACCTGGCTGCCCGAGCAACGTCTCGGTGCCTACGTTCTGCTGACGAGTTATAACGGCCGCTTTAACGACCCCAAATCTCTCGGCGTGACGCCCTTCCAGGTGAGTGGTTTGGCGCTGGTCAAGTTCGACGATGGCGAGGAAGATTATTACGAAGTGCAGGACCTCACTACCGGTGCACCCCGCCCCGGTGTGGAGGTGACCGTGTTCGCCCGGGAAAACCGCCGCAGCGGCGACTGGAAACAGGTACGATCGGTACGGACTGATCAGGAAGGCCGCTTCACCGTTCCAAACGTAAACCGCCAGCAGATCTACATCACCCTGCGGCGGGGCGAGGACGTGCTGATCACGCCAAACCAATACGTGTACGATAATGACCGTCGGAACCGTAACCGAGAAACGAACTTCACCCCGCTATTCACCGACCGGGCCATCTACCGCCCCGGCCAGACCGTCCACGTCTACGGTATCACGATGCTGAAGGACCGCCGCCAAATGCCCAGCTTGCTGACGGGTGAGGAACGAAAGATTCAACTGCGCGATGCCAACTACCAGGAAGTGGAAGTCAAGACGGCCAGTAGTGACGAGTACGGCCGCTTCAACGTTTCCTTCGTGCTGCCGGAAAGCGGCCTGACGGGCGTTTTTCGCCTGGAGACCGATGGGGGAGGGGCGTCATTTCGCGTAGAAGAATACAAGCGCCCCCGCTTCCAGGTAGAGCTCGAGGGCCCGGACTACGTGGTGGGTGGTGAGGCCGCGGAGATCACTGGCCAGGCCAATCTATTCGCCGGCCCCGCGGTAAACGACGCCAAGGTGAACTACCGGGTTTTCGTCGAGCAACGCCGCTGGTACTGGTGGTCGCGCGGCGGCGGCAGTGGGGATCGCGAACTCGTCAGTTTCGGAGAAACAGAAACGGATGAGGATGGTGCTTTTAGCCTGTCCTTCACCCCGGACGAAAATCTCGCCAAACGCCGGATCGGTTACCAGTACATCATTGAAGTAGATGTTGCCGATGCGACCGGTGAGACCCACTCGGCTAGCACAACGACCAGCCTGCGCAGCACTAAACCTTCTGTCGGCCTTTCGGTGGATGGCTCCCTCGAAGTAGGTGATACCCTTACCATCAAGGCCGCGGGTAGTGATGAATCGCTCGCGATCAACTATTCTATCTCGCGAGTATCGAAGCCGGACGCCACGCTCGAAAACAGAAAGTGGGGCTTCCCGGACCGCCCGTTGCTGAGTGCCACGGAGTACCGAAATCTATTCCCTCAACTCCCCGCCGAGGAGCCTGCTGATCTAAAGGATTGGCCGGTAATCAATCGGGTTGTTTCCGCTCGAGCCCTACAAATAACGGAAGGAAAGGGAACTGAAAAGATCAAACTCGACGGCTACGCGCCCGGCCATTACCGCATCGACTGGGCCTACCCGGACGGAACCGCCGGCGAGCCACTCACCTTCACGGTAAGCGATCTTGAGCGAGAGCAGTTACCAGAAGGGATGTTGTACACCATCGAACGCCAATCACCAACGGTACAACCGGGCCAAGCCATCACTTTTAAACTGGTGGCCGCTGAGGCCTTACCTCACATTACTTACAGTTTTCTTAGTCGGCGGGGCGTAACGACCGGTAAGGTAGCAGCCAATAAAACAGCTACCATTTCCTACGTCCCGACGGATGAGGACCGCGGTGGGATTGTACTGGACCTTGCTTTCGTTCACGGTGGTGAACTGCACCAGGATCGCTTTAACCTGGACTTTGGTTGGGAGAATAAGGAACTGAGCGTCGATTACGCCACCTTCCGCGACAAGCTCCGCCCCGGCACGCCGGAAACCTGGACGCTGACGATCCGTAACGCCGATGGGTCTCCCGTAAACGCGGCGGCCCTCGCCTCGATGTACGACATGAGCTTGGACCAGATCACGCCGGCTAATCGCTGGTCACTCAGCCCGTATCCCGGGATTGATCGTTACCGCAATTTTGCCAGTATGGTCCTGCGGGGGAGCCGAAGTAGCTACGTGGATATTCCTTCCGTAAAGACCACGGTGAGCAAAGATGCCGAGCAACCAGAGCTTGATCTCTCGCCCTTCAGTTGGAATTTTTACGGAGGCCTCGTAAGATTGAGGGGGAGCCGGGCGATGGTGCGGGAGTTTCGGAATGAGGCGGGCGCACCCGCCATGGAGGCGGAATCCATGATGTCTGCAGACGTGGTCGAAGAAACGGCCCTGGTGAAAACGGCTGCGGCGCCCGCCCCCGCCACTCCTAACGACAAAGCGGACCAAACGGCGCCTGAGGGTGAAGTATCCCTCCGCAAAAACCTTCAGGAAACCGCCTTCTGGCTTCCAGAGCTCACGACGAATGATGGCGGCGATCTCGTCGTATCGTTCACGAGCCCGGAGGCCCTGACGCGGTGGCGCTTCCGCGTGCTTACCCACGACCAGGAGTTGAACTACGGGTACTCCGAGCGGGAGATTGTCACCCAAAAGGAACTGATGATCCTGCCCAACGTGCCCCGCTTCCTCCGGGAAGGCGATGCGCTGGAACTGACCGCGCGGGTCAACAATCTGACTGAACAGGATATGCGGGTGCGCGCCACCATCGAGTTCTTCAACCCCGAAACGAACGAAGTCATCAACGTGGGCGCTGCCGCAGGTGCCGGGGAATGTATTGAGGAGCAAATAGTAGGGGCCAATAGTGGAAAGACCTTCTGTTTCCCGCTGAACATTCCCGACGGTTTCGCTAGCCGGGGGCCACTCGGCTACCGGGTGATCGCCCGGGCCGGCAGTTTTTCCGACGGCGAAGAAAACGTATTCCCCGTCCTGACCGACCGGACGCTCATTACCGTGAGCCAAGCCTTTTACCTGAAGAAGAATACCGACAAAGAGGTTACCCTGCCGCTCCTGGATGGCTACGATAGCAACACCCTCCAACACGTTGGGTACACGTTCGAAGCAACGACCAACCCTGCCTGGATGGCGCTCAAGGCGTTGCCCTACCTGATGGAGTACCCTTACGATTGTACCGAGCAGGTGGCCAACCGCTACTTCGCTAACCAATTGGCTTTCGTGACGGTGAGTGACAAACCCGTCCTTGAAGAGGTCTTCCGTAAGTGGCAGGCCGATCCGGACGCGTTGAAGAGCGAACTGGAGCGCAATCCAACCCTGAAGAATGCCCTGCTCACGGAAACGCCCTGGGTGCGCGCCGCCCAGTCCGAAGCCGAACAACGGGCCCGAATTGCTAATCTGTTCGACCTGAAAACGCTGGCCGCCAGCCAGACGCAGGCGTTGGATAAGCTGGCCAAGCGGCAGGATAATGGTGGCTACTATAGTTGGTTCCCCGGTGGCCCCGAGAACCGGTACATCACTCAGTACGTCGTGGAAACCCTCGCCCGGATGCGCCAACTCGGCGTCATTACCCCGGACCAGACGGATAAGGTGGACCGTATCCTTAACCAAGCCGTCCGCTTCCTGGACCAAGAATTAGCCAAGGATTACCGTAAGCTGATGGAGCGGGAAGCGGGTAACGATGAGTTTGACCCTGAGGCCTACCGCCCAGGAAGCCTGACCGTTCATTACCTGTACGCCCGCGCCCTTGCCGGTACCGATCCCGTAGAGGGAAAGAACCAGCGGCAGGCTTACGACTTCTACCGCAAGCAGGTCCTCAAAATGTGGACGGACTACGGGTTGTACGAGCAAGCCTTAGTTGCTTCGATGGGAGCCGCTCCGGGAGGTGACGCGCCGGGCAAAGCCGTCGCCCAGACCATTGTTGAATCCTTACGCGAACGGGCCATCCGCAAGGATGAGTTCGGGATGTACTGGAAGTATGGCCGGGGCTACCGTTGGAGCCAACTCCCCCTGGAAACCCACTGCCGAATCCTGGAGGCTTTCCAGTTAGCTGGTGGCACTACCGAGGAGACCGACGAAATGCGCTTGTGGCTGCTGACCAACAAACGGACCAACCGGTGGCCGACCACCAAGAGCACCGCTGCGGCCGTTTACGCCCTGCTTAATTCCGGTTCCGACTGGACGGCCAAGGATGGCCAACCTATCCAGGTGAGCTGGCCCCAGGCGAACCGGCGCCTCCGCATGAAGCAACGGGTGAGGGAAACCCAGGCTTCCGCCGAAGCAGCCACGGGCAGCTTCAAAGTCAGCCTCTCCGGTGATGAGGTGACTCGTGACTTGGCCTCCGTTTCCGTAAAGAATAGCTCCAATGATCTAGTCTGGGGCGGCGTCTACTGGCAGTATACGGAACTCGCTACGAAGGTAGAAGCCAGCAATGACGGGCCACTAACCCTGGAGCGACAGTTATTCCACCGAATCGCTACCGAAGATGGTATCCGCCTTGACCCCATTACGGCGGACCACCCCCTGCAGCCCGGCGACCGGGTGACGGTGCGGTTAATCGTCCGGTCGGACCGCGATATGGATTACGTGCACCTGAAGGATCGCCGCGCTGCCACCTTTGAGCCGGTGCAACAACTCTCCCGCTACGAATACCAAAACGGGCTGGGTTACTACGCCGCGCCGGGTGATTTGGCCACCAACTTCTTCCTCGACAATCTACCGAAGGGCACCCATACGATTGAGTACGATCTGTTTGCCACCTTCTCCGGATCGTTCAGTAATGGATTAGGCCGCATCCAGTGTATGTACGCACCGGAGTTTGGGGCGAATACTAGTGGAGCGATGATCTCCGTCGCATCGGTAGAGGAGTAG
- a CDS encoding NADP-dependent malic enzyme: MNYFEESLNLHRSLKGKIRVSAKMDVRSKDDLSLVYSPGVAAPCRAIAANPDDVYKYTIKSNTVAIVTDGSAVLGLGDIGPAASIPVMEGKAMLFKRFANIDAFPICLDTQDTDKIVETVRLIAPVFGGVNLEDISAPRSFEIERRLQDLGIPVFHDDQHGTAIVTLAGLLNGCKLVNKKMEDLKVVINGAGAAGIAIARLLKAVDNPDSAYATPVKNIVVCDSKGIIHRKRDNLNYAKIELLEFTNENDEEGTLKDALVGADVFIGVSIADLLDRNDIATMARDSIIFAMANPTPEIMPEEAKAGGAAIVGTGRSDLPNQINNVLGFPGIFRGALDARAPRITPNMKLAAAHAIAEHIRNPTVDGVIPPTLDEQVAWRVADEVRRVAIEEFGQRG, encoded by the coding sequence ATGAATTATTTTGAAGAAAGCCTGAACCTCCACCGCTCCCTCAAGGGGAAAATCCGCGTCTCCGCTAAAATGGATGTGCGGAGTAAGGACGATCTCTCCCTCGTTTATAGCCCCGGCGTAGCCGCACCCTGCCGCGCCATCGCCGCTAATCCGGACGACGTTTACAAGTACACCATCAAGAGTAATACGGTAGCCATCGTCACGGATGGTTCGGCCGTGCTCGGGCTTGGTGATATTGGCCCGGCGGCCTCCATCCCGGTTATGGAGGGAAAGGCGATGCTCTTCAAGCGCTTCGCTAACATCGATGCTTTCCCCATCTGTTTAGATACCCAGGATACCGACAAGATCGTCGAGACCGTCCGGCTCATCGCTCCCGTTTTTGGTGGGGTTAATCTGGAGGATATTTCCGCGCCCCGCAGCTTCGAGATTGAGCGCCGGCTGCAGGATCTGGGCATCCCCGTTTTCCACGACGATCAGCACGGTACCGCCATCGTTACCCTAGCGGGGCTGCTTAACGGCTGCAAACTGGTCAACAAGAAAATGGAGGACCTCAAGGTCGTCATCAACGGTGCCGGTGCTGCGGGAATCGCGATTGCCCGCCTGCTCAAGGCCGTCGATAATCCGGATTCCGCTTACGCTACGCCGGTGAAAAACATCGTGGTTTGCGATAGCAAGGGCATCATCCACCGCAAGCGGGATAACCTTAATTACGCCAAGATTGAGCTCCTGGAATTCACGAACGAGAACGATGAAGAAGGTACGCTGAAGGATGCCCTTGTTGGCGCGGATGTCTTCATCGGCGTCTCCATCGCTGATCTGTTGGACCGCAACGACATCGCTACGATGGCCCGCGACAGCATCATTTTCGCGATGGCCAACCCCACGCCGGAAATCATGCCCGAAGAAGCCAAGGCGGGTGGCGCTGCCATCGTCGGTACTGGCCGGAGTGATCTTCCGAATCAGATCAATAACGTCCTTGGTTTCCCCGGCATCTTCCGTGGGGCCCTCGACGCCCGTGCGCCGCGCATCACGCCCAATATGAAACTGGCCGCCGCCCACGCCATCGCAGAACACATCCGTAACCCGACCGTCGACGGCGTCATCCCTCCCACACTTGACGAGCAGGTGGCCTGGCGGGTGGCCGATGAGGTGCGCCGCGTGGCCATCGAAGAGTTCGGCCAGCGGGGGTAG
- a CDS encoding DUF2851 family protein, with translation MREDFIHFLWRQARFNLRDLQTTTGAPLSIQHFGTHNHDAGPDFSAGQVRIDGVQWAGHIEMHVNASQWYEHGHDSDPAYDNVILHVVFEEDRPVYRRNGQRIPCLELHGRIPPNLYKSYWRLQHNEYWVPCQHQLHLVSDPVKTQWLGTLLNERLAEKSQRITERLAANGRDWEDTFYQSLARSLGGRVNADAMEMLARSLPLRILLKHKHSLIQLEALFFGQSGLLPEPGEEEDAYVTLLRREYQLLRTKHSLRPVPATAWRYLRLRPNNFPTIRIAQLATMVFRTGQLFGKTLAAANAKELSNMYEVELSNYWRTHYRFGKTGKAGKRRLGVDMINSILLNTVAPALVSYSHHRLDERYLERAVGLLEQLPAENNKIIRKWKQLGFEAKNAGESQALLHLKKQYCEPTRCTDCAIGCTLLTKTFDNLDAQPLLTLNEEAVVYGVLADERA, from the coding sequence ATGCGCGAAGATTTTATCCATTTCCTCTGGCGCCAGGCCCGCTTCAATTTGCGGGACTTACAAACGACGACCGGAGCCCCCCTGAGTATTCAACATTTTGGCACCCACAACCACGATGCTGGCCCGGACTTTAGTGCCGGCCAGGTGAGGATCGATGGCGTCCAGTGGGCTGGCCACATTGAAATGCACGTCAACGCCAGCCAGTGGTACGAGCACGGCCACGATTCGGATCCGGCCTACGACAACGTCATTCTCCACGTTGTATTTGAGGAAGACCGACCGGTTTACCGCCGCAACGGGCAGCGGATCCCCTGCCTGGAATTACACGGTCGCATCCCCCCAAACCTCTACAAGTCTTATTGGCGGCTCCAGCACAACGAGTACTGGGTCCCTTGCCAGCACCAGCTTCACTTGGTCAGCGACCCCGTAAAAACGCAGTGGCTGGGTACGCTCCTCAACGAACGCCTTGCCGAAAAGAGTCAGCGCATCACCGAACGCCTCGCTGCCAACGGGCGAGACTGGGAGGATACCTTCTACCAATCCCTGGCCCGGAGTTTGGGTGGCCGGGTGAACGCGGACGCCATGGAGATGCTCGCCCGGTCCCTTCCCTTAAGAATTCTGCTGAAGCATAAGCATAGCCTTATCCAACTGGAAGCTCTGTTTTTTGGTCAGTCCGGATTACTTCCTGAACCAGGTGAAGAGGAAGACGCATACGTGACCCTGTTGCGGCGGGAATACCAGTTGCTGCGGACCAAGCATTCTCTACGGCCTGTCCCTGCGACAGCCTGGAGATACCTACGGTTGCGGCCCAATAACTTTCCGACGATCAGGATTGCTCAACTCGCGACGATGGTATTCCGCACCGGCCAGCTTTTCGGCAAAACCCTGGCGGCCGCTAATGCGAAAGAGCTATCCAACATGTACGAGGTAGAACTCTCCAACTATTGGCGCACTCACTATCGGTTCGGCAAGACTGGCAAAGCTGGCAAACGACGCTTAGGGGTGGACATGATCAACTCCATTCTCCTCAATACGGTCGCGCCCGCCCTCGTTTCTTACAGTCATCACCGGCTCGATGAGCGGTACTTGGAACGCGCCGTTGGCCTTCTGGAGCAACTACCGGCGGAGAACAATAAGATTATCCGCAAGTGGAAACAGTTGGGCTTCGAAGCCAAAAACGCCGGGGAAAGCCAGGCACTCCTCCACCTGAAGAAGCAATACTGCGAACCCACCCGTTGCACCGATTGCGCCATCGGCTGTACGCTACTCACCAAGACCTTTGACAATCTGGACGCGCAACCTCTGCTCACCCTCAACGAAGAGGCCGTCGTCTACGGTGTACTAGCGGATGAGCGAGCTTGA
- a CDS encoding dihydrofolate reductase, giving the protein MSTSRQAPQLSAIVATDRKGTIGKDGDIPWYLPADLKFFKSVTLGHPVIMGRKTFRSIGRPLPKRTNVVLTRDAFFTATGVVIAHSLAEALNHSSVLESDQSFIIGGGELYKQSLDLVSTVYLTIVDAEIEDGDAFFPKLDPADWKEVWSEAHRPHGKNELAYRFSRWERR; this is encoded by the coding sequence ATGAGTACAAGCCGGCAAGCCCCCCAACTATCCGCCATCGTTGCGACGGACCGAAAAGGTACCATCGGCAAAGATGGGGACATCCCCTGGTACTTACCGGCCGATCTCAAGTTTTTCAAATCCGTTACGCTGGGCCACCCCGTTATCATGGGGCGGAAGACCTTCCGCAGCATCGGCCGGCCGCTTCCGAAGCGCACGAACGTCGTCCTTACTCGCGATGCTTTCTTTACCGCAACGGGGGTAGTGATCGCCCACAGTCTGGCGGAGGCCCTGAACCATTCTTCCGTGCTGGAGTCCGACCAGTCCTTCATTATCGGTGGGGGGGAGTTGTACAAGCAGAGCCTGGACCTCGTGTCAACGGTTTACCTCACCATCGTGGATGCGGAGATCGAAGACGGGGATGCCTTTTTTCCCAAGCTCGACCCTGCGGATTGGAAGGAAGTGTGGAGTGAGGCCCACCGCCCTCACGGTAAGAATGAACTGGCCTACCGGTTTAGCCGGTGGGAACGGCGGTAG